The following proteins come from a genomic window of Campylobacter coli 76339:
- a CDS encoding membrane protein: protein MQFTIFHILAFIILILCFILICVLIFLKVKQKEFALISYTIATIFTALLIYSVFLTINQFTIQASLSKLTFSRDLRHESVIITGRVQNLTKFDIRKCYLMLNILNKKQVGGEIFDDKNVRNAKMQNTSVSYTIEIIDTLPGNTYKTFRAETPFPPSFENPEFYHTLKCI from the coding sequence ATGCAATTTACAATTTTTCATATTTTAGCTTTTATTATTTTAATTCTTTGCTTTATTTTGATTTGTGTTTTGATTTTTCTAAAAGTAAAACAAAAAGAATTTGCCCTTATTTCCTATACCATCGCAACTATTTTCACTGCTCTTTTGATTTATTCTGTATTTCTTACTATCAATCAATTTACAATCCAAGCTAGCCTTAGCAAACTTACTTTTTCTAGAGATTTAAGACATGAAAGTGTTATCATCACAGGAAGAGTGCAAAATCTTACTAAATTTGATATTCGTAAATGTTATTTAATGTTAAATATTCTTAATAAAAAGCAAGTTGGAGGAGAAATTTTTGATGATAAAAATGTTCGCAATGCCAAAATGCAAAATACAAGTGTTTCTTATACTATAGAAATCATAGATACCCTTCCAGGTAATACATATAAAACTTTTAGAGCCGAAACTCCTTTTCCGCCAAGTTTTGAAAACCCTGAATTCTACCACACTCTAAAGTGTATTTAA
- a CDS encoding Methyl-accepting chemotaxis signal transduction protein, protein MFKSLNIGSKLVLSVAVSVIAAIAILITILSFEVASYAEKEAKDTIFLSSKRYANYMEGVLNESVVLTKGISASINEMFSKHDQVGADLIESLLKNTFDSSGYAAYAFLYLKDPSVLSDTYNMDKKYKSQNGNTFAMIFFDETTGKSGGIKAIQTPDNFSQLRIIQDIEKNARYGSRDTLFIGSPTKLNYDGTEFLGINFGMPIFNSKGNFIGVVGYSLDFLEISQAMLDPKLDFFEGDLRALTTDQGVITIHKDKNAILKTLTDINKDPSVKLITDLIKEHKDALIDNYVASTGDLSYASVVSFNTLGDSSRWSMIVTAPKKSALEPLFRLQFAIITTAIIALIVILFIVYFCVRKIVGIRIPVILKSLEDFFRFLNHEKIEVHTIKISSNDELGKMAKAINENILATKQGLEQDAKAVKESVETVEVVERGNLTARITANPRNPQLIELKNVLNKLLDVLQTKVGSDMNAIHKIFEEYKSLDFRNKLDNANGSVEVTTNALGDEIVKMLKQSSDFANHLASESSKLQSAVQNLTSSSNSQAASLEETAAALEEITSSMQNVSVKTK, encoded by the coding sequence ATGTTTAAATCTTTAAACATAGGTTCAAAACTTGTATTATCAGTTGCTGTTAGCGTAATTGCGGCTATAGCAATCTTGATTACTATTCTTTCATTTGAAGTTGCTTCGTATGCAGAAAAAGAAGCCAAAGATACCATTTTTCTATCTTCCAAAAGATATGCAAACTATATGGAAGGTGTATTAAATGAGTCCGTTGTTTTAACAAAAGGTATAAGCGCCTCTATTAATGAAATGTTTTCAAAACATGATCAAGTTGGCGCTGATTTAATTGAAAGCCTTTTAAAAAATACTTTTGATAGCAGCGGATATGCAGCTTATGCCTTTTTATACTTAAAAGATCCTTCTGTATTGAGCGATACTTATAATATGGATAAGAAATACAAAAGCCAAAATGGCAATACTTTCGCGATGATTTTCTTTGATGAAACCACAGGAAAATCAGGAGGAATAAAAGCAATTCAAACTCCAGATAATTTTTCGCAATTGCGCATTATACAAGATATTGAAAAAAATGCAAGATACGGAAGCAGAGATACTTTATTTATAGGATCTCCTACAAAACTAAATTATGATGGAACAGAATTTTTAGGTATTAATTTTGGAATGCCTATCTTTAATAGCAAAGGTAATTTTATCGGGGTTGTAGGATATAGTCTAGACTTTTTAGAAATTTCTCAAGCAATGCTCGATCCAAAACTAGACTTTTTCGAAGGAGATTTAAGAGCTTTAACTACAGATCAAGGAGTTATTACTATACATAAAGATAAAAATGCTATCTTAAAAACCTTAACTGATATCAACAAAGATCCATCTGTAAAATTAATTACCGACTTAATTAAAGAACACAAAGATGCGCTTATTGATAATTATGTTGCATCAACAGGAGATCTTAGCTATGCAAGCGTAGTTTCATTTAATACTCTAGGAGATTCTAGTCGTTGGAGCATGATTGTAACCGCGCCTAAAAAATCAGCCTTAGAGCCTTTATTTAGACTGCAATTTGCTATTATTACCACTGCTATCATAGCATTGATTGTTATTTTATTTATTGTATATTTTTGTGTAAGAAAAATTGTAGGAATTAGAATTCCTGTTATTCTTAAATCTTTAGAAGATTTCTTCCGCTTTTTAAATCATGAAAAAATAGAAGTCCATACAATTAAAATTAGCTCCAATGACGAATTAGGAAAAATGGCCAAAGCCATCAATGAAAACATCCTTGCTACTAAACAAGGTTTAGAACAAGATGCTAAAGCAGTAAAAGAAAGTGTTGAAACTGTAGAAGTAGTAGAAAGAGGTAATCTTACTGCAAGAATTACAGCTAATCCTAGAAATCCACAATTAATAGAACTTAAAAATGTTCTAAATAAACTTTTAGATGTTTTACAAACTAAAGTAGGATCAGATATGAATGCTATTCATAAGATCTTTGAAGAATATAAGTCTTTAGACTTTAGAAATAAACTTGATAATGCTAATGGTAGTGTTGAAGTAACTACTAATGCTTTAGGGGATGAAATTGTTAAGATGTTAAAACAAAGTTCTGACTTTGCTAATCACTTAGCCAGTGAAAGTTCTAAACTTCAAAGTGCAGTTCAAAACCTTACTTCATCTTCTAATTCTCAAGCAGCTTCTTTAGAAGAAACTGCAGCTGCTTTAGAAGAGATTACTTCTTCTATGCAAAATGTTTCTGTAAAAACTAAGTGA
- a CDS encoding Methyl-accepting chemotaxis signal transduction protein: MVQSINDMAESIKEQTAGITQINESVAQIDQTTKDNVEIANESAIISNTVSDIANNILEDVRKKRF; encoded by the coding sequence TTGGTTCAATCTATCAATGATATGGCAGAATCTATTAAAGAGCAAACTGCAGGTATTACTCAAATCAATGAGAGTGTAGCTCAAATTGATCAAACTACTAAGGATAATGTAGAGATTGCTAATGAGTCTGCTATTATTTCTAATACTGTAAGTGATATAGCTAATAATATACTTGAAGATGTTAGAAAGAAAAGGTTTTAA
- a CDS encoding Dihydroorotase, which produces MTLKNPLDMHLHLRDENMLGLVVPFSAKDFRAGVIMPNLVPPLCDLESLKAYKTRIINACENENFTPLMTLFFKNYDEKFLESAKDEIFGIKLYPAGITTNSKGGVSSFDIENLKPTLEAMSDLQIPLLVHGETNDFVMDRESNFAKIYENLAKNFPRLKIVMEHITTQTLCELLKDYENLYATITLHHLIITLDDVIGGKMQPHLFCKPIAKHYKDKEALCELAFSGYEKVMFGSDSAPHPKHEKECCGCAAGVFSASVALCVLADLFSKNSNEVNLQKFISDNACKVHNLTFEKEKIIVLENQEWQVPNEYKNESEKVVPFMAGETLKFRVK; this is translated from the coding sequence ATGACACTTAAAAACCCACTAGATATGCATTTGCATTTAAGAGATGAAAATATGCTAGGCTTGGTTGTACCTTTTAGTGCTAAAGATTTTCGTGCGGGTGTGATTATGCCAAATTTAGTTCCACCGCTTTGTGATTTAGAGAGTTTAAAAGCTTATAAAACGCGTATAATAAATGCTTGTGAAAATGAGAATTTCACTCCTTTAATGACTCTTTTTTTTAAAAATTATGATGAAAAATTTCTTGAAAGTGCCAAAGATGAAATTTTTGGCATCAAGCTTTATCCTGCGGGCATTACTACAAATTCAAAAGGCGGGGTTTCAAGCTTTGATATAGAGAATTTAAAACCCACTTTAGAAGCGATGAGTGATTTACAAATTCCACTTTTGGTACATGGAGAAACCAATGATTTTGTGATGGATAGGGAAAGCAATTTTGCTAAAATCTATGAAAATTTGGCTAAAAATTTTCCGCGTCTTAAGATCGTTATGGAGCATATTACAACTCAAACCTTATGTGAACTTTTGAAAGATTATGAAAATTTATATGCAACCATTACTTTACATCATTTAATCATCACCTTAGATGATGTTATCGGTGGAAAAATGCAGCCTCATCTTTTTTGTAAGCCTATAGCTAAGCATTATAAAGATAAAGAAGCACTTTGTGAGCTTGCTTTTAGTGGATATGAAAAAGTTATGTTCGGAAGCGATAGCGCGCCACATCCTAAGCATGAAAAAGAATGTTGCGGTTGTGCAGCGGGTGTGTTTAGTGCGAGTGTGGCGCTTTGTGTTTTGGCTGATCTTTTTAGTAAAAATTCAAATGAAGTTAATTTGCAAAAGTTTATTTCGGATAATGCTTGTAAAGTACATAATTTAACCTTTGAAAAGGAAAAAATCATTGTTTTAGAAAATCAAGAATGGCAAGTTCCAAACGAATATAAAAATGAAAGTGAAAAAGTAGTTCCTTTTATGGCAGGAGAAACTTTAAAATTTAGAGTAAAATAA
- a CDS encoding Putative helix-turn-helix motif protein, with protein sequence MAVKIENLMREILGKKRFELLQFLCENADENGFVMVKISELEAKLNQSKPTIIATFKFLEEKKLFKKLKNGFYQLCIPCD encoded by the coding sequence ATGGCTGTAAAAATTGAAAATTTAATGAGAGAAATTTTAGGCAAAAAACGCTTTGAACTACTTCAATTTTTATGTGAAAATGCGGATGAGAATGGTTTTGTGATGGTAAAAATAAGCGAGCTTGAAGCAAAACTAAATCAAAGTAAACCTACCATCATCGCAACTTTTAAGTTTTTAGAAGAAAAAAAGCTTTTTAAAAAGTTGAAAAATGGATTTTATCAACTTTGCATCCCTTGTGATTAG
- a CDS encoding Diacylglycerol kinase, translating into MFLIAVLILILIVEALNSAIEACVDLITNEWHEKAKIAKDCASAAVFFSVCLALFTWGFILGNLWL; encoded by the coding sequence TTGTTTTTAATCGCTGTTTTGATTCTTATCTTAATCGTTGAAGCTTTAAATTCAGCCATAGAAGCTTGTGTGGATTTGATTACAAATGAATGGCATGAAAAAGCTAAAATCGCCAAAGATTGCGCAAGTGCAGCGGTATTTTTCAGTGTGTGTTTAGCGCTTTTTACTTGGGGTTTTATCTTAGGAAATTTATGGCTGTAA
- a CDS encoding Diacylglycerol kinase: protein MKPKYHFLSNARYALEGILALLKNEMAFRIELCVIIPAIIFSFF from the coding sequence ATGAAACCAAAATATCATTTTTTAAGCAATGCAAGATATGCGCTAGAAGGAATTCTAGCCTTGCTTAAAAATGAAATGGCTTTTCGTATAGAACTTTGCGTGATTATCCCCGCTATCATCTTTAGTTTTTTTTAG
- a CDS encoding membrane protein → MFNFKVSWFRFVLFNSVLITLLNFNLHLFVYEKLSQNLLLTLVFIVAYFGLVHMIFSLIFVKYLTKILSVFFILSSCISIYFITFYGILIDSDMIQNVVQTDVKEVKDLLNWRLVLLTLVVLLFCAFILRIRIENNTNQSFLKRIRVRVLSALMGCFIFLIAFMPLSKTFIPFFRNYNEVRMYNVPFYQIYAVYRYYERFLKPKPEFKTIGNDAFKEDNTTKKLLVLVVGETARAANYSLGEYTKNDTNFYTKKDNVVFFDNFSSCGTATAVSLPCMFSLSKRQNYSNSEYQENVMDILQKTGVKASWIDNNSGGCKGVCDRLSDKQQLSSDWDENLLPFLKERLGNLDTQNIIVLHLQGSHGPTYYKRYPNEFKKFTPTCDTNELSKCDSEALINTYDNTLLYTDYLLSEIIKLLKEKKDYESSLLYLSDHGESLGENGIYLHGMPYAIAPSYQTHIPVIFWSNDKKLMTTAQNHKGLKLSQDNLFSTLLGYFDVKTTVYESDYDLLNQALKANK, encoded by the coding sequence ATGTTTAATTTCAAAGTTTCTTGGTTTCGGTTTGTACTTTTTAATTCTGTACTTATTACGCTTTTAAATTTTAATTTACATTTATTTGTTTATGAAAAATTATCACAGAATTTATTATTAACTTTAGTTTTTATCGTGGCTTATTTTGGTTTGGTTCATATGATTTTTTCACTTATTTTTGTGAAATATTTAACCAAAATATTATCTGTATTTTTTATTTTATCGTCTTGTATCAGTATTTATTTTATTACTTTTTATGGAATTTTAATCGACTCAGATATGATACAAAATGTCGTACAAACTGATGTCAAAGAGGTGAAAGATTTGCTTAATTGGCGTTTGGTTTTATTGACTCTTGTTGTATTGCTTTTTTGTGCTTTTATTTTAAGAATTCGTATTGAAAATAATACAAATCAAAGTTTTCTTAAAAGGATACGAGTTAGAGTTTTAAGTGCTTTGATGGGTTGTTTTATCTTTTTAATTGCTTTTATGCCTTTAAGTAAGACTTTTATACCTTTTTTTAGAAATTATAATGAAGTAAGAATGTATAATGTTCCTTTTTATCAAATTTATGCTGTATATCGTTATTATGAGCGTTTTTTAAAGCCAAAGCCTGAATTTAAAACTATAGGCAATGACGCGTTTAAAGAGGATAATACTACAAAAAAACTTTTGGTTTTGGTTGTGGGTGAAACTGCTAGAGCGGCAAATTATTCTCTTGGAGAATATACTAAAAATGATACCAATTTTTATACCAAGAAAGATAATGTAGTATTTTTTGATAATTTTTCTTCATGCGGTACTGCTACGGCAGTGAGTTTGCCTTGTATGTTTTCTCTTTCAAAACGCCAAAATTATTCAAACAGTGAATATCAAGAAAATGTTATGGATATCTTGCAAAAAACAGGTGTAAAAGCTTCTTGGATAGACAATAACTCAGGCGGATGCAAGGGAGTTTGCGATAGATTATCTGACAAGCAGCAACTTTCTAGTGATTGGGATGAGAATTTATTGCCATTTTTAAAAGAAAGACTAGGAAATTTAGATACTCAAAATATCATAGTTCTTCATTTGCAAGGTTCTCATGGGCCAACTTATTACAAGCGTTATCCGAATGAATTTAAAAAATTTACTCCAACTTGTGATACTAATGAGCTTTCAAAATGCGATAGCGAAGCTTTAATCAACACTTATGATAATACTTTGCTTTATACGGATTATCTTTTAAGTGAGATTATCAAGCTTTTAAAAGAAAAAAAGGATTATGAGAGTTCTTTATTGTATCTTTCAGATCATGGAGAAAGTTTGGGTGAAAATGGAATTTATTTGCATGGAATGCCTTATGCTATAGCGCCAAGCTATCAAACTCATATCCCTGTCATTTTTTGGAGCAATGATAAAAAATTAATGACTACAGCTCAAAATCATAAAGGTTTAAAACTTTCTCAAGATAATCTTTTCAGCACACTTTTGGGATATTTTGATGTTAAAACCACGGTTTATGAGTCAGATTATGATTTATTAAATCAAGCTTTAAAGGCAAATAAATGA